A single window of Microbispora hainanensis DNA harbors:
- a CDS encoding BtrH N-terminal domain-containing protein has product MAIVEGVEARGTHHCETTALGVLLRHEGLDLSEPMLFGLGSGLSFVYWDAKGMPFPFLGGRVRPFELTRNLADRLGLTLTTEETTSPRKAWQNVAAPIDAGRPVGLQLDSYHLDYFRSTVHFGGHVVAMYGYDEHDVHLVDTEQQGGAVRTSRASLARARAERGPMTARNRSFTITVPPRPLAWQDRIVPAVRACADAFLAAPIANLGWRGIEKAGAKAPGWLERAGDPGRDLPQAALLMEKGGTGGALFRALYRDFLGECTELIGHHGLRAGHRMYGEAAVLWTQVSELIAKAGESGDAGCLRQAGAILRDLSRLEKDAMQVLSRL; this is encoded by the coding sequence ATGGCCATAGTGGAGGGCGTGGAGGCCCGTGGGACGCACCACTGCGAGACGACGGCGCTGGGGGTGCTTCTGCGGCACGAGGGGCTCGACCTGTCCGAGCCCATGCTGTTCGGGCTGGGCTCGGGCCTGTCGTTCGTCTACTGGGACGCCAAGGGCATGCCGTTCCCCTTCCTCGGAGGCCGCGTCAGGCCGTTCGAGCTCACCAGGAACCTGGCCGACCGGCTGGGGCTGACGCTGACGACCGAGGAGACCACCTCGCCGCGCAAGGCGTGGCAGAACGTGGCCGCCCCGATCGACGCCGGCCGGCCGGTCGGGCTCCAGCTCGACTCCTACCACCTGGACTATTTCCGCTCCACAGTGCACTTCGGCGGTCATGTCGTCGCGATGTACGGCTACGACGAGCACGACGTCCACCTCGTGGACACCGAGCAGCAGGGAGGAGCGGTGCGCACCAGCCGGGCCTCCCTCGCCCGGGCCCGTGCCGAACGCGGCCCGATGACCGCGAGGAACCGTTCCTTCACCATCACGGTGCCGCCCCGTCCGCTCGCGTGGCAGGACCGGATCGTCCCCGCCGTCAGAGCGTGCGCCGACGCCTTCCTCGCCGCTCCCATCGCGAACCTCGGCTGGCGCGGCATCGAGAAGGCAGGCGCTAAGGCGCCCGGCTGGCTGGAGCGTGCCGGGGACCCCGGGCGGGACCTGCCGCAGGCCGCCCTCCTCATGGAGAAGGGCGGCACCGGCGGCGCGCTGTTCCGCGCCCTCTATCGCGACTTCCTCGGCGAGTGCACCGAACTGATCGGCCACCACGGTCTCCGCGCCGGTCACCGGATGTACGGTGAGGCCGCCGTCCTCTGGACGCAGGTGTCCGAACTGATCGCGAAGGCGGGGGAGAGCGGCGACGCGGGCTGCCTCCGGCAGGCCGGGGCCATCCTCCGCGACCTGTCGCGGCTGGAGAAGGACGCCATGCAGGTGCTGAGCCGGCTATAG
- a CDS encoding 2-isopropylmalate synthase has product MPHHRYRPAHERVEIPEIRRTWPGRRIERAPLWVPVDLRDGNQALAEPMDTLRKRRMFDLLVAMGFKEIEVGYPSSSRTDFDFVRHLATSGVVPDDVTPVVFTAARRDLIEQTFASIQGMPRAVVHLYTATAPVWRDVVLGQDRAGLHALIREAAEHVARLADAMPGTAVRFEFSPEVFNCTEPDFVLEVCNGLTRLWDASPDRPVIHNLPATVEIATPNLYADQIEYMHRHLERRDAVILSVHPHNDRGTGVACAELAMLAGAQRVEGCLFGNGERTGNVDLVTLALNLYAQGVDPMVDFSDIDVIRRTVEECNRLPVHVRHPYGGDLVYTAFSGTHQDAISKGLAHHERAAAERGVPAGEAPWSVPYLPIDPADVGRTYEAVIRVNSQSGKGGIAHLLQVHHGLDLPKALRAEFSRVVQDATDRSGREATPKELLRLFREAYMAEDGPVTPASLTAGGDGFHCLVRHDGRESRGTGADPAAALAAALTAAGVAVEVLWQGGHPAEGGAVAYARCRVGGTPVWGAGEDADAATAYTRAVLAAVNRALAGQRR; this is encoded by the coding sequence ATGCCCCACCACCGCTACCGGCCCGCGCACGAGCGGGTCGAGATACCCGAGATCCGCCGCACCTGGCCGGGGCGCAGGATCGAGCGGGCCCCGCTGTGGGTGCCCGTCGACCTGCGCGACGGCAACCAGGCGCTGGCCGAGCCGATGGACACCCTGCGCAAGCGCCGCATGTTCGACCTCCTCGTCGCGATGGGGTTCAAGGAGATCGAGGTCGGCTATCCGTCGTCGAGCCGGACCGACTTCGACTTCGTCCGTCACCTGGCCACGAGCGGCGTGGTGCCGGACGACGTGACCCCTGTGGTGTTCACGGCGGCCCGCCGCGACCTCATCGAGCAGACCTTCGCCTCCATCCAGGGCATGCCCCGGGCGGTGGTGCACCTCTACACCGCGACCGCGCCGGTCTGGCGCGACGTCGTGCTGGGACAGGACCGGGCCGGGCTGCACGCGCTGATCCGGGAGGCCGCCGAGCACGTCGCGCGGCTCGCCGACGCAATGCCGGGGACGGCGGTGCGGTTCGAGTTCTCCCCGGAGGTCTTCAACTGCACCGAGCCCGACTTCGTGCTGGAGGTCTGCAACGGCCTCACCCGGTTGTGGGACGCCTCGCCCGACCGGCCGGTGATCCACAACCTGCCCGCCACCGTCGAGATCGCCACGCCGAACCTGTACGCCGACCAGATCGAGTACATGCACCGGCACCTCGAACGGCGTGACGCGGTCATCCTCTCGGTCCACCCGCACAACGACCGGGGCACCGGGGTGGCCTGTGCGGAGCTCGCCATGCTGGCCGGGGCGCAGCGCGTCGAGGGCTGCCTGTTCGGCAACGGCGAGCGCACCGGGAACGTCGACCTCGTCACGCTCGCGCTCAACCTGTACGCGCAGGGCGTCGACCCGATGGTGGACTTCTCCGACATCGACGTCATCCGGCGGACCGTTGAGGAGTGCAACCGCCTGCCGGTCCACGTGCGGCATCCGTACGGGGGAGACCTGGTCTACACGGCCTTCTCCGGCACCCACCAGGACGCCATCAGCAAGGGCCTCGCCCACCACGAGCGCGCGGCGGCCGAGCGGGGCGTGCCGGCGGGAGAGGCGCCCTGGTCGGTGCCCTACCTGCCGATCGATCCGGCCGACGTCGGCCGCACGTACGAGGCGGTCATCCGGGTCAACAGCCAGTCGGGCAAGGGCGGCATCGCCCACCTCCTCCAGGTCCACCACGGGCTCGACCTGCCGAAGGCGCTGCGCGCCGAGTTCTCCCGCGTCGTCCAGGACGCGACGGACCGCAGCGGGCGGGAGGCCACGCCGAAGGAACTGCTCCGGTTGTTCCGGGAGGCGTACATGGCGGAGGACGGGCCGGTCACGCCGGCGTCGCTGACCGCCGGTGGCGACGGCTTCCACTGCCTGGTGCGGCACGACGGGCGCGAGAGCCGGGGGACCGGCGCCGATCCGGCGGCGGCCCTCGCCGCCGCGCTGACGGCGGCCGGGGTCGCGGTGGAGGTGCTCTGGCAGGGCGGGCATCCGGCGGAGGGCGGCGCCGTCGCCTACGCCCGGTGCCGTGTCGGCGGCACTCCCGTCTGGGGAGCGGGCGAGGACGCCGACGCCGCGACGGCGTACACCCGCGCCGTGCTCGCCGCCGTCAACCGCGCCCTGGCCGGGCAGCGGAGGTAA
- a CDS encoding FadR/GntR family transcriptional regulator, with protein sequence MALGALQRSPLVDQAVESLRDQIAQGIWPVGTRLPGETTLAKTLGVGRSTVREALRALAGAGLVQARQGAGVFVIATSPAEDWTARLRRAAVADVYEVRMLVEVQAARLAARRRTPDDVTAMHAALEARRAAARDTDAAFVDADIALHAAVVAAAHNPVLTDLFAEFVPRLREGLVALVDLLDLRAGDPNPGDDSHAAFVGAVERGDADAAGRALQEELERTLGRLRRAG encoded by the coding sequence ATGGCGCTCGGCGCGCTCCAGCGCAGCCCCCTCGTCGACCAGGCCGTCGAGAGCCTGCGCGACCAGATCGCGCAGGGCATCTGGCCGGTCGGCACCCGGCTTCCCGGCGAGACGACCCTGGCCAAGACCCTGGGCGTGGGCCGTTCCACGGTCCGCGAGGCCCTGCGCGCGCTGGCCGGCGCCGGACTGGTCCAGGCGCGGCAGGGCGCCGGAGTCTTCGTCATCGCCACCAGCCCCGCCGAGGACTGGACGGCCCGCCTGCGCCGTGCCGCCGTGGCCGACGTCTACGAGGTGCGCATGCTGGTCGAGGTGCAGGCCGCCCGGCTGGCGGCGCGGCGCCGTACGCCGGACGACGTGACGGCGATGCACGCGGCGCTGGAGGCCCGGCGGGCCGCCGCCCGGGACACCGACGCCGCCTTCGTCGACGCCGACATCGCCCTGCACGCGGCCGTCGTCGCCGCCGCGCACAACCCGGTGCTGACCGACCTGTTCGCCGAGTTCGTCCCGCGGCTGCGCGAGGGCCTGGTCGCCCTGGTGGACCTGCTCGACCTGCGGGCGGGCGACCCGAACCCTGGAGACGACTCCCATGCGGCGTTCGTCGGCGCGGTCGAGCGCGGCGACGCCGACGCCGCGGGCCGGGCGCTGCAGGAGGAGCTGGAGCGGACCCTCGGCCGCCTCCGCCGCGCGGGCTGA
- a CDS encoding GDSL-type esterase/lipase family protein has product MIKKITPVLATAVLLVPTAANARTTPAVMAALGDSISAGFNACGWYVACTSRSWSAGDSPSVNSHYLRLLAMSSAIKGHNRNFASPGATSADLAGQARKAVDAGAGYVTVLIGAQDACVGSEKEMTPVAAFRRNIDAAFDVLRPTGARVYVASIPDVKRLWRVGKDNAWARLFWGIGRICQSMLADPKSTAKKDEARRDRVRERVMDYNEQLRQACESYGPACRHDGGAVFAYPFTLKQVSAWDYFHPNADGQKALAKITFDARFFADVEP; this is encoded by the coding sequence ATGATCAAGAAGATCACGCCGGTCCTGGCCACGGCCGTCCTGCTCGTGCCGACCGCCGCCAACGCCCGTACGACGCCCGCCGTGATGGCGGCGCTGGGCGACTCGATCAGCGCGGGGTTCAACGCCTGCGGCTGGTACGTCGCCTGCACGTCCCGCTCGTGGTCCGCGGGCGACTCACCATCGGTGAACAGCCACTATCTGCGCCTGCTCGCCATGAGCAGCGCGATCAAGGGGCACAACCGGAACTTCGCCTCCCCTGGGGCGACCAGCGCCGACCTGGCCGGGCAGGCGCGGAAGGCCGTCGACGCCGGGGCGGGCTACGTCACCGTGCTGATCGGCGCGCAGGACGCCTGCGTGGGCTCCGAGAAGGAGATGACCCCCGTGGCCGCCTTCCGGCGCAACATCGACGCCGCCTTCGACGTGCTGCGGCCCACGGGAGCGCGGGTCTACGTCGCGAGCATCCCGGACGTCAAACGCCTGTGGCGGGTCGGCAAGGACAACGCGTGGGCGCGCCTGTTCTGGGGGATCGGCCGCATCTGCCAGTCGATGCTGGCCGACCCGAAGTCCACGGCCAAGAAGGACGAGGCCAGGCGCGACCGGGTGCGCGAGCGGGTGATGGACTACAACGAGCAGCTCAGGCAGGCGTGCGAGAGCTACGGCCCGGCCTGCCGCCACGACGGGGGCGCGGTCTTCGCCTACCCCTTCACGCTGAAGCAGGTGAGCGCGTGGGACTACTTCCACCCCAACGCCGACGGGCAGAAGGCGCTCGCCAAGATCACCTTTGACGCCAGGTTCTTCGCCGACGTCGAGCCCTGA
- a CDS encoding isochorismate synthase: protein MSVALIRPLVVRTVAVSDPDDLLARLPDAAPYAWIRHGEGLVGWGEAARAAVPPGPGRFDWARGWLSSLFAGALIEDEVGVPGSGPVAFGSFTFDGDAPGTVLVVPRVVLARRGGQAWLTTIGGSAFDLATPPQEPGRIRYSDGSLTAPEWEHRVAQAVRRIKADGMLDKVVLARDLTAVAERDIDPRVLLSRLAERYPECYTFSVDGLVGATPELLVRHTGQEVESLVLAGTTARGGGPAEDAARGAALFASQKDRHEHACAVASVREALAPLCSALDVPDEPELLVLPNVQHLASRVTGRLSDGASVLDVVAAMHPTAAVGGTPTGAALGVIRELEGMDRAGYAGPVGWIDSRGDGEWGIALRCAYVSGRRARLFAGCGIMAGSDPAAELAEAQAKLRVMRYALEG from the coding sequence GTGAGTGTCGCTCTTATCCGGCCCCTCGTGGTTCGCACGGTCGCGGTGAGCGACCCTGACGATCTGCTGGCGCGTCTGCCAGACGCCGCGCCGTACGCCTGGATCAGACACGGCGAGGGGCTCGTGGGCTGGGGAGAGGCGGCGCGGGCCGCGGTTCCGCCCGGCCCTGGCCGGTTCGACTGGGCCCGCGGCTGGCTCTCCTCGCTGTTCGCCGGGGCGCTCATCGAGGATGAGGTCGGCGTGCCGGGCTCGGGACCGGTCGCCTTCGGCTCCTTCACCTTCGACGGCGACGCCCCGGGGACCGTGCTGGTCGTCCCCCGCGTGGTGCTCGCCCGCCGCGGCGGCCAGGCCTGGCTCACCACGATCGGCGGCAGCGCCTTCGACCTGGCCACCCCGCCGCAGGAGCCCGGCCGCATCCGCTACTCCGACGGGTCGCTGACGGCGCCCGAGTGGGAGCACCGGGTCGCGCAGGCCGTACGGCGGATCAAGGCGGACGGCATGCTCGACAAGGTCGTGCTCGCCCGCGACCTGACGGCCGTCGCCGAGCGGGACATCGACCCCCGCGTGCTGCTGAGCCGGCTGGCCGAGCGCTACCCCGAGTGCTACACGTTCTCGGTGGACGGGCTGGTCGGCGCGACGCCGGAGCTGCTGGTGCGCCACACCGGCCAGGAGGTGGAGTCGCTGGTGCTCGCGGGCACCACGGCGCGGGGCGGCGGCCCCGCCGAGGACGCCGCCCGCGGCGCCGCGCTGTTCGCCTCGCAGAAGGACCGCCACGAGCACGCCTGCGCGGTCGCCTCGGTGAGGGAGGCGCTCGCCCCCCTGTGCTCTGCCCTCGACGTCCCCGACGAGCCCGAGCTCCTGGTGCTGCCCAACGTGCAGCATCTGGCCAGCCGGGTCACCGGCCGGCTGTCCGACGGCGCGTCGGTGCTCGACGTGGTGGCGGCCATGCACCCCACGGCCGCCGTCGGCGGGACGCCCACCGGCGCCGCGCTCGGCGTCATCCGCGAACTGGAGGGCATGGACCGCGCGGGCTATGCCGGGCCGGTCGGCTGGATCGACTCCCGTGGCGACGGCGAGTGGGGCATCGCGCTGCGCTGCGCGTACGTCTCGGGCAGGCGGGCCCGGCTGTTCGCCGGCTGCGGCATCATGGCCGGGTCCGACCCCGCCGCCGAGCTCGCCGAGGCGCAGGCCAAGCTCCGCGTGATGCGGTACGCCCTGGAGGGGTGA
- a CDS encoding DUF2267 domain-containing protein, whose amino-acid sequence MVETGYSTINATVDKTNRLLKEIEQAYGWSQERRHQSWAALRAVLHALRDRLPVEEAAQLGAQLPMLVRGMYYTGWDPSRVPVKMHKEEFHARVRREFPFEIEGGVESLIRTVLNALRLYIAEGEWEDVKSSIPGDLADEFP is encoded by the coding sequence ATGGTGGAAACGGGTTACTCGACTATCAACGCCACGGTCGACAAGACCAATCGCCTGCTGAAGGAGATCGAGCAGGCCTACGGGTGGTCGCAGGAGAGGCGGCACCAGTCCTGGGCCGCCTTGCGCGCGGTCCTGCACGCGTTGCGCGACCGGCTGCCCGTCGAGGAGGCCGCCCAGCTCGGCGCTCAACTGCCGATGCTGGTCCGCGGCATGTACTACACGGGATGGGATCCCAGCAGGGTTCCCGTGAAGATGCACAAGGAGGAGTTCCACGCGCGGGTGCGCCGGGAGTTCCCCTTCGAGATCGAGGGCGGGGTCGAATCACTGATCAGGACGGTGCTCAATGCCCTGCGGCTCTACATCGCCGAGGGAGAGTGGGAGGACGTCAAGTCGAGCATCCCCGGCGATCTGGCCGACGAGTTTCCGTGA
- a CDS encoding YigZ family protein gives MAAPYQTIKHPVEHEIEVRRSRFICALAPAATEEAARAFVAERRRRYADATHNCTAYVVGERVRRADDDGEPGGTAGTPMLEMLTRRGFADVVAVVTRYFGGVLLGAGGLARAYGGAVGETLDRAEVVEMVPAAVVTVSVGHAQAGRLESDLRASPYALRGVDYGSKVAFDVAVAEDRLPAFEEWIASLTAGRADTVRGGTVHLAR, from the coding sequence GTGGCAGCGCCGTACCAGACGATCAAGCACCCCGTCGAACACGAGATCGAAGTCCGCCGTTCGCGTTTCATCTGCGCGCTCGCGCCCGCCGCAACGGAGGAGGCCGCGCGGGCGTTCGTCGCCGAGCGCAGGCGGCGATACGCCGACGCGACCCACAACTGCACGGCGTACGTCGTCGGCGAGCGTGTGCGCAGGGCGGACGACGACGGGGAGCCCGGCGGCACGGCCGGCACGCCGATGCTGGAGATGCTCACCCGGCGCGGCTTCGCCGACGTGGTCGCCGTCGTGACCCGCTACTTCGGCGGGGTGCTGCTGGGCGCGGGCGGCCTCGCACGGGCGTACGGCGGCGCGGTGGGGGAGACCCTCGACCGGGCTGAGGTGGTCGAGATGGTCCCCGCGGCGGTCGTGACCGTGTCGGTCGGCCACGCCCAGGCCGGGAGGCTGGAAAGCGACCTGCGCGCCTCGCCGTACGCGCTGCGGGGCGTGGACTACGGGTCGAAGGTCGCCTTCGATGTGGCGGTGGCCGAAGACCGGCTGCCCGCCTTCGAGGAGTGGATCGCGTCGCTCACCGCCGGGCGGGCCGACACCGTCCGCGGCGGCACCGTCCATCTCGCCCGTTGA
- a CDS encoding SRPBCC domain-containing protein encodes MADILHRIGVKVPAPEKVYDALTTVDGLAGWWTDDTKGSGEVGGVLEFRFPPGGFDMEVVDLRPSERVAWRVVDGPEEWPGTTIDWDLRQDGDCTIVLFKHQGRREPVEFMHHCSTKWATYLMSLKSLVETGEGAPSPRDVQISDWH; translated from the coding sequence ATGGCGGACATCCTGCACAGGATCGGGGTCAAGGTCCCGGCGCCGGAGAAGGTGTACGACGCGCTGACGACCGTCGACGGCCTCGCCGGCTGGTGGACCGACGACACGAAGGGGAGCGGCGAGGTCGGCGGCGTGCTGGAGTTCCGGTTCCCGCCCGGCGGCTTCGACATGGAGGTGGTCGACCTGCGTCCGTCCGAGCGGGTGGCGTGGCGGGTGGTCGACGGGCCCGAGGAATGGCCCGGGACGACGATCGACTGGGACCTCCGCCAGGACGGCGACTGCACGATCGTGCTGTTCAAGCACCAGGGCCGGCGGGAGCCCGTGGAGTTCATGCACCACTGCAGCACGAAGTGGGCCACCTACCTGATGAGCCTGAAGTCCCTGGTGGAGACCGGCGAGGGCGCGCCGTCGCCGCGGGACGTGCAGATCAGCGACTGGCACTGA
- a CDS encoding ArsR/SmtB family transcription factor encodes MSAPAAEDVDDDLWSAIGDPTRRRMLDLLLAEGDGTATSLAQRLPVTRQAVAKHLGVLDRAGLVRGTPAGREKRYRVDDAQLARAVAQLSSVGAAWDARLRRIKRIAEAIQRTRQD; translated from the coding sequence GTGAGCGCGCCGGCGGCCGAGGACGTCGACGACGACCTCTGGTCGGCGATCGGAGACCCGACCCGGCGGCGGATGCTCGACCTGCTGCTCGCCGAGGGCGACGGCACCGCGACCTCGCTGGCCCAGCGGCTTCCGGTCACCCGCCAGGCGGTGGCAAAGCACCTCGGCGTCCTCGACCGGGCGGGCCTGGTGCGGGGGACGCCGGCGGGCCGGGAGAAGCGCTATCGGGTGGACGACGCCCAGCTCGCCCGCGCGGTCGCCCAGCTGTCGTCCGTAGGGGCGGCGTGGGACGCCAGGCTGCGGCGGATCAAGCGGATCGCCGAGGCGATCCAGCGCACCCGGCAGGACTGA
- a CDS encoding SRPBCC family protein, protein MEFGTIEREIHIEASPEIVFEVVSSPGHLKEWWPDDARFEEIPGAAGELVFGDPGAGGAVVSFTVLDVRPPRTFSFRWTHPAGETAAEGNSLLVTFDLTPSGAGTLLKMTESGFREMGWEAAVLEQQYRDHVAGWDFHLSRLAPYIATLRVRP, encoded by the coding sequence ATGGAGTTCGGCACCATCGAGCGTGAGATCCACATCGAGGCGTCACCGGAGATCGTCTTCGAGGTGGTGAGCAGTCCCGGCCACCTGAAGGAGTGGTGGCCGGACGACGCCAGGTTCGAGGAGATCCCCGGGGCGGCGGGGGAGCTCGTCTTCGGCGACCCCGGCGCCGGCGGGGCGGTGGTGTCGTTCACCGTCCTCGACGTGCGGCCCCCGCGCACGTTCTCGTTCCGCTGGACGCACCCGGCCGGCGAGACGGCGGCCGAGGGCAACTCGCTGCTGGTCACCTTCGACCTGACCCCCTCGGGGGCCGGGACGCTGCTGAAGATGACCGAGTCCGGCTTCCGCGAGATGGGCTGGGAGGCCGCTGTCCTCGAACAGCAGTACCGGGATCACGTCGCCGGGTGGGACTTCCACCTGTCCCGGCTGGCGCCGTACATCGCGACGCTGCGGGTGCGGCCGTGA
- a CDS encoding DUF1203 domain-containing protein — MTFEIRAIAPDVLDQLRKTDDAGRTPRRIVEEEGGSPLRCCLRRSRPGEAILLVAYAPLRRWALDTGADPGAYEEVGPVFIHEEPCEGPQPETGPGYPAAMGGRVFRTYRADGSILDGHLVGAHRSADPVAASALLDTLLEDPEAALVHVRAVEFGCFLFEVRRGGPGNPAPVR, encoded by the coding sequence GTGACGTTCGAAATCAGGGCCATCGCGCCCGACGTGCTCGACCAGCTCAGGAAGACCGACGACGCCGGGCGCACGCCGCGCCGGATCGTCGAGGAGGAGGGCGGCAGCCCGCTGCGCTGCTGCCTGCGCCGCTCCCGGCCGGGGGAGGCGATCCTGCTCGTGGCCTACGCGCCGCTGCGCCGCTGGGCGCTGGACACCGGCGCCGACCCCGGGGCGTACGAGGAGGTCGGGCCGGTGTTCATCCACGAGGAGCCGTGTGAGGGGCCCCAGCCGGAAACGGGGCCCGGCTATCCGGCGGCCATGGGCGGGCGGGTCTTCCGCACCTACCGCGCCGACGGCTCCATCCTGGACGGGCACCTCGTCGGCGCGCATCGGTCGGCCGATCCCGTGGCGGCGTCGGCCTTGCTGGACACCCTGCTGGAGGACCCGGAGGCGGCGCTGGTCCACGTGCGGGCCGTGGAGTTCGGCTGCTTCCTGTTCGAGGTGCGGCGCGGCGGGCCGGGGAATCCCGCGCCGGTCCGCTGA
- a CDS encoding DedA family protein: MHVDEWLQTIPSVWVYVLVGFVIGLESLGIPLPGEIVLVSAALLSSKGVVAPGIVGLCASVGAIVGDSIGYLIGRKGGRPLFDRLGRRFPKHFGPAHIAKAEQMFNRHGMWAVFFGRFVALLRILAGPLAGALHMPYWRFLIANVLGGVAWAGGTTVAVYYLGIVADKWLKGFSWVGLAAAVLVGLGTTVWLKRKAAKAAHEEETAPETVSAS; encoded by the coding sequence ATGCACGTAGACGAGTGGCTGCAGACCATCCCGTCCGTCTGGGTCTACGTGCTCGTGGGCTTCGTCATCGGGCTGGAAAGTCTCGGCATTCCGCTCCCGGGCGAGATCGTGCTGGTGAGCGCCGCGCTGCTGTCGTCCAAAGGGGTCGTGGCCCCCGGGATCGTCGGGCTCTGCGCGAGCGTCGGCGCGATCGTGGGCGACTCCATCGGCTACCTGATCGGCCGCAAGGGCGGACGGCCGCTGTTCGACCGGCTGGGACGGCGCTTCCCCAAGCATTTCGGCCCCGCGCACATCGCCAAGGCGGAGCAGATGTTCAACCGCCACGGGATGTGGGCGGTGTTCTTCGGCCGTTTCGTCGCCCTGCTGCGGATCCTCGCCGGGCCGCTGGCCGGGGCCCTGCACATGCCCTACTGGCGTTTCCTCATCGCCAACGTCCTCGGCGGCGTCGCGTGGGCCGGTGGGACCACGGTCGCGGTCTACTACCTGGGCATCGTGGCCGACAAGTGGCTGAAGGGCTTCTCCTGGGTGGGGCTGGCGGCCGCCGTCCTGGTCGGCCTCGGCACCACGGTGTGGCTCAAGCGCAAGGCCGCCAAGGCCGCGCACGAGGAGGAGACCGCGCCGGAGACCGTCAGCGCCTCGTAA
- the menD gene encoding 2-succinyl-5-enolpyruvyl-6-hydroxy-3-cyclohexene-1-carboxylic-acid synthase — protein MNPATALSTVLIDELVRCGVTDVVLAPGSRSAPLALAAHAESRVRLHVRVDERSASYLAIGLAKRSERPVALICTSGTAAANFHPAVIEASESGVPLILLTADRPPELRGTGANQTIDQIKLYGSAVRWFAEVGVPEDRPGQVAYWRSLVCRACQRAAGPPDPGPVHLNVAFREPLIPDGDTTWSEPLDGDASGAWFRARVAPPSAALHIPPTRRGVLVVGDGAANVRRYVAAAGMAGWPVLSEPNGGGRYGDHAVSTYHFLLGDQEWADAHRPDVVVTLGRPGLSRPLLSWLRRAEEHIVVSPDLTRWPDPTRSATQVAQAVEIPIAAGGDAWLRAWRHADHVARQAIDEVLDSSGLTEPRIARDLAEVVPNGSLLFCGSSMPIRDLDQAMRPRRGLRLMANRGASGIDGLVSSAVGAALAHNGPAYALIGDLTLLHDQNGLILGPREPRPDLCFVVVNNNGGGIFSLLPQAALEDPFERVFGTPHGVDFGYVAAAHGLPYALVEEPEELSKALKGDGLRIVEARTDRMSNAAVHAAMRDAVRAAMRD, from the coding sequence GTGAACCCGGCGACCGCCCTCTCGACCGTCCTGATCGACGAACTGGTGCGCTGCGGGGTCACCGATGTGGTGCTCGCCCCGGGATCCCGGTCCGCGCCGCTGGCGCTCGCCGCGCACGCGGAGTCGCGGGTGCGGCTGCACGTCCGCGTGGACGAACGGTCGGCCTCGTACCTCGCGATCGGCCTGGCCAAGCGGTCCGAGCGGCCGGTGGCCCTGATCTGCACCTCGGGCACGGCGGCGGCCAACTTCCACCCCGCCGTGATCGAGGCGTCCGAGTCGGGTGTGCCGCTGATCCTGCTGACCGCCGACCGGCCGCCCGAGCTGCGCGGCACCGGCGCCAACCAGACGATCGACCAGATCAAGCTGTACGGCTCGGCCGTGCGCTGGTTCGCCGAGGTCGGCGTGCCGGAGGACCGGCCGGGCCAGGTGGCCTACTGGCGGTCGCTGGTGTGCCGGGCCTGCCAGCGCGCCGCCGGGCCGCCGGACCCCGGGCCCGTGCACCTCAACGTGGCCTTCCGCGAGCCGCTGATCCCCGACGGCGACACGACCTGGAGCGAGCCGCTGGACGGCGACGCCTCCGGCGCGTGGTTCCGGGCGCGGGTCGCGCCGCCCTCCGCCGCCCTGCACATCCCGCCGACCCGGCGCGGAGTGCTGGTCGTCGGCGACGGCGCCGCCAACGTGCGGCGATACGTCGCCGCCGCGGGAATGGCGGGCTGGCCCGTGCTGTCGGAGCCCAACGGCGGCGGCCGATACGGCGACCACGCCGTCTCGACCTACCACTTCCTGCTGGGCGACCAGGAGTGGGCCGACGCCCACCGGCCCGACGTCGTGGTGACGCTGGGCCGCCCCGGGCTGTCGCGCCCGCTGCTGTCGTGGCTGCGCCGGGCCGAGGAGCACATCGTGGTCTCGCCCGACCTGACCCGGTGGCCCGACCCGACCCGCTCGGCGACGCAGGTGGCCCAGGCCGTGGAGATCCCGATCGCGGCCGGCGGCGACGCCTGGCTGCGGGCCTGGCGGCACGCCGACCACGTGGCCCGCCAGGCGATCGACGAGGTGCTCGACTCCTCGGGCCTGACCGAGCCGCGGATTGCCAGGGACCTCGCCGAGGTGGTGCCCAACGGCTCGCTGCTGTTCTGCGGGTCGTCCATGCCGATCCGCGACCTCGACCAGGCCATGCGCCCCCGGCGGGGGCTGCGGCTGATGGCCAACCGGGGCGCGTCGGGCATCGACGGCCTGGTCTCCTCCGCCGTCGGGGCGGCGCTCGCCCACAACGGCCCGGCGTACGCGCTGATCGGCGACCTCACGCTGCTGCACGACCAGAACGGCCTGATCCTCGGGCCGCGCGAGCCCCGGCCCGACCTGTGCTTCGTGGTGGTGAACAACAACGGCGGCGGGATCTTCTCGCTGCTGCCGCAGGCCGCCTTGGAGGACCCGTTCGAGCGGGTGTTCGGCACGCCCCACGGGGTGGACTTCGGCTACGTCGCCGCCGCGCACGGCCTGCCGTACGCGCTGGTCGAGGAGCCGGAGGAGCTGTCGAAGGCGCTCAAGGGGGACGGCCTGCGCATCGTGGAGGCGCGCACCGACCGGATGAGCAACGCGGCCGTCCACGCCGCGATGCGCGACGCCGTGCGCGCCGCGATGCGTGACTGA